The Paenibacillus sp. 481 DNA window TTTGCGCGGTACAACCCGCTAAAATGATTGATAAGCGCCCGTATTTGCTGCGCAACTATGACTTGGCGCCGCAAATGGATGATATGCGGCTTTGTTCCACTGCGGTGACGGGCTTGTATCGTCACACGGGTTTCTCGACCGCCTTCTTCGGGCGCAGCGAAGGGATGAATGAATGGGGCTTGGCGGTTGCCTTTGCTTCGTGCGGAATGCCCGTTGGCAACTACCCAGGCTTGAAACAACCGCAAGCAACGGGCTTGCAGTTCTGGGCCGTCGTGCGCAGCTTGCTAGAGCGCTGCCGTGATACGGCGGAAGCGTTGGCGCTCATCGATGAGATGCCGATTGCCTCCAATATGAATCTCATCGTGATGGATCGTACCGGAGCAACCGCATTCATCGAGACGGTTGATGGGGCAAGAGCGGTGTCGGTGCTAGAACCCGACAGCAGCGGACAAGGATATACGGCCGCAACAAACCACGCCGTCCTGCCCACCATCCAATCGTTAGATCCAAGGCGGTTACAGCATTCTGTAATCCGCTACAATCAGATCAACGCGCATATGGAACAACATCCTAAATTGACGAAAGCGCAGTTGCGGCAGCTTGTCGAAACATCATATCCGGAAGGCTTAACGGTTCACAATTATAAGGAATGGTTCGGTACGATTCGTTCCATGCTGTTCGATTTGGAGGCACAGGAGCTGAATGTATGCTTTGGCTCCCCGTTGCTAAACGAGTGGCATACGTTAGAGGTGGGAGGCACATTGCCATTTGAACAAATAGCGGTTAAGGTGAAGGATGAGGCTTATGGGCCTCAATTTTGGCAGCCTATGTAAGCATGCCTAAGACTGTATAAGCTTATTTAGTGCCGAATTCACATCAGAGAAAATAATAATAATAGGGTGATCGAATGAAGTCGAATCTGCAGCACATTGATATAGCAATTCGTTATATCGAGCAGCATTTGCGGGAGCCGCTGCGAGCAGAAGATGTCGCGGCTGAGGTGAATTTTTCTTATTCCTACTTTCACCGCGTCT harbors:
- a CDS encoding C45 family autoproteolytic acyltransferase/hydolase, with translation MNNQSHSNNLNHAERGNHSDRYESLESSESSESSESSESSESSESSESSESSESSMNCGPTEHSEQHDHSVEADLPQHAKESVQGYFVQLQGSSYEVGRQQALFVKRYPHLLHSLLAPPQQRVGTSWQEHAQLLDTYCAGLNEELAGFCEELQLSPAQLHYVDSTWLTTGCSICAVQPAKMIDKRPYLLRNYDLAPQMDDMRLCSTAVTGLYRHTGFSTAFFGRSEGMNEWGLAVAFASCGMPVGNYPGLKQPQATGLQFWAVVRSLLERCRDTAEALALIDEMPIASNMNLIVMDRTGATAFIETVDGARAVSVLEPDSSGQGYTAATNHAVLPTIQSLDPRRLQHSVIRYNQINAHMEQHPKLTKAQLRQLVETSYPEGLTVHNYKEWFGTIRSMLFDLEAQELNVCFGSPLLNEWHTLEVGGTLPFEQIAVKVKDEAYGPQFWQPM